DNA from bacterium:
CATATCCAACATAAGTGTGGATAGCATACCAATTTCGTTCCGTAGTTCCTTCTTGTTTTGACATGGTACTTAATTATTTAGCAATAAACAGTCGAAGCCACTTGAAAAGTGTCGAGAAGATAGTATCAAACAATCCGAGAAATAATGCAGTAAAAACAGAAATAGCGATGACAACAACCGTAAAGGAGATCGCCTGCTTTCGCGTCGGCCAACTGACGTGCTTGAGTTCTGCTTTTGTTTCTTTGAGATATTCAATGAGAGCCATGGTATATTTTCTGTTCTTACTAAAAACCGCCCTTGCGGGTCGGTTTTTATATAGTACGCCCTTCGGTAAAAAAGTCAACCATGTGTATCCCGAGTTCAACAATGAAATGCAACGCCCTGGGGTAGCATAAACAAGCTTAGGTAATTTCTAGTTTCGATGAAGCTTTAATCCGGGGAAGCTTTTGAAGTTCGCGAAGCTGCGCTTCCTAGCCTACCGTATCTCGTAGGTAATTGTCACATTTGATGTGATGGTATTTTCACCAGCCGGAATCTCCGGAACAGGGGCACTAGCCTGTGCGCCCGCCATATCTAACCCCATTGCTTTTCCGTAATAGATCGGGTAATTTCCTGATTCGGAAAAGCTCACGATGCGCACGAGGCTCACGCCAAGTTGTTTTGCAAGAACCTTTGCTTGTGCTTGCGCGTCATCTATCGCCTTTCCTCGCGCATCATTTTTTGCGACATCTTCCTTATCGATTGAGAATGTGAGCCCGCTTATATCAGACACTCCTGTTTCGCCGAGTTTGGAAAGTATTTTCCCTGCATCGGCAATTTTGCGTATCTTGATGGAAACATTCTGAGAGACTTGGTATCCCGTGAGAATCTGCTTCCCCGGTGGACATCCCCACTCTGTACACGGAACGCCGATTTTCGAATATTCATAACGAGGAGAAATATTGTATCCCGTTGTTTTAATATCTTTCTCTTCAACACCAAAACCGCGAACAGCCGCGATTGCCGCATTCATCTTTTTTGTAGCATTTTCTTGGACATCAGAAACAACGGTTCCTTCGGTGATGACCGAGAAAGAAACTGTCGCAATATCGGGAATAACCATTATTTCCCCTTTTCCAGAAACAGATATGGTAGTTTGGGGCGAAATATCCTTTCCAATAAGACCGTAGCCCTTGATTTCCCCAAGTGTTTTCATGGCCAAAAACAATGCCAGAACTACGCCAACCGCAACGAGGGTCATCACAAGCTTTTTTTTCTGATCTAAAAGTTCTCCGTTCATGTTTTTATAATTACACTAATAAATAATTTAGGTTATTCAAACTTAAGTTCAACAATATCTCCATCCTTCATGTGATAGTTTTCAAATTCCAGATTTTCCTTGCCATTCACCGACATGGTTACGTTCCCTTCCGTGCCCGCCCCGTACCCCAACAAAGAATCTTTTGAAAAATCTTTTCCCCATGCGTCAAAGAATTTTTTAAGCGTCGTGTCTTGTTCGGTCACACGCCCCTCGAATTCCAAGTGAATGACGCCGTCAGGGTCGTGAGTGTGGATCGGGTTGTGCACTGCTCCCGAGAGGCCTATCCCCGCGGGAATGGGTACTGCTTCCCCCTTTATGATTATATTCAAATGCGGGTGCCGGTGTATTCCAGAACGTGAAATAACTTCATTCCCTGACGCGCTCTCGGTCGTTCCTGATTGAACATATACCCATATAATTCCTCCCAAGATAGCAAAAGTGGCGAGCGAAGGGACGATAACATTCATCGTTTTTTTAAAATCTTTTCGACGAATTTGCTCTTCTCGTTTAGATACTGTTGGTCTGTCATTTAACATTGCATCATCTTAACATGGCGCAATAATTCGTCCACACCGCATAAAATTTTCTAGGATAAACAACGAGAGAAGTACTTGCTTTACCCATAGTAAAAGCCGTTCTTGGACTTACTTTCTTACAAGTACGTCATGGTAATAATTCTTTACCGTTACCCTTCTTTATTCAAAATATTTTCTACTTGCTTGATGATATTATCAAGACTGAAATCTGATTTAACAATGTATCCCTTAACACCAAGCTCAACGCTTTCGCTAATCTTTTCGACATCCATAAGTTGTGAACCAACGATCACGGGAATTTGAGGAGTTATATTAAACAACTTCATTTTTTTTAAAAACTCGATTCCTCCCACTTTGGGCATCATCATGTCAAGAATAATAAGGTCGGGTCGTTCCTGTTTCACTTTTTCGAGCCCTTCTTCACCATCGTGCGCTACGGTAACCTCATGCTTAACACCCCCCTTCGTCAATCCATCCTTGAGGATCTTTGAGAAAATTTTGTCATCGTCTATGATAAGTATTTTTTTTGCCATAATTTCTTGCAAATGCACTGGGTAGCTAAACCATGAGCACCCATGCACTTTTTTACGATTAATCTGCCCTGTAGAGCACGTGCACGAATGGCACATGCGTTGGGGGAGCGAAATGTCCCGCTTGATGTATTATACCTCGAATCTCTACAATAACATCATTTTCTCATCTATTGTGAAAAATATGGATGGATGAGATGCATATTACTCAGAGTTTTATAGTAAAATAAAACGTACTTCCGATTTCCTCTTCCGAAGCAACACCAACTATTCCGCCATGCGCTTCAATGATACCTTTTACAATAACGAGTCCCAATCCTGTACCCTTTGGCTTATCTGCCCTGTTGCCGGTGCCAAATTGCTCGAATTTGTTAAAAAGTTTATTTAGGTTTTGCTTCGAGATCCCCTCCCCGGTGTCTGTTATGGCGACAACAAGCGCGTCTTCATAATCATCGGGCAATTTAGTTTCCTCGCTTTTAAACCATACGATTCCTGATTCCTTCGCCTCATGTTCAACTTGCTGCCCCTTTCGGTGCACAAATAATTGTACAAACACTTTACCTCCCGGGCGAGAAAATTTTATGGCGTTTGAAATAAAATTTCCCAATACTTGAGAAATACGTAACGGGTCAAGTAAAACCTCGCCCGGTATGTCTTTCCCAAAAACTCCTCCCAACTCTATTTTAGCACTCTGCGATGTAGAGTCAAAAAGCTTCATACTGTCTTCGGTAATTGTCTTAATGCTTGCTTTCTTCTTACTTATTTCAAATTTTCCTGCTTCTAGTTTTGCTATATCCAAGAGGTCGTTCACAATATTAAGCATATCCGCGGAGCTCTGGTAAAACATCTGTACATATTCGTCGTATAAAATCTTGTCCTGTCGAACAGATTCCCCTTTCATAATTTCTCCTATTTTTTTCATATTTCCCAAAGGTGATCTCAACTCATGGACAATCATGGAAGTAAATTGGTCGCGCATTTTTTCTACCTGACGTTCTTTGGTCACATTATGAAAGATCACAACCCCTGCAACCGTTTCACCTTGAATGCCCCCTTGGTTTGTTTTCACGGGAGCAACAATAACTTGATAAAAACCACCACCAATCTCCACTTCGTCGGCTGAATATATTTTTCCAAGTGCAATACTTTCTTCAAGTTTCCCCCTGATGTCAAATTTTCCCTCTAGATGATCTATGAAGTCGAAGATTGTTATGTCGTTTTTGTCAGGAAGCCCTATCATGGTCTTTGCCGCAGGGTTCACCACCGCGACACGATAGTCCTTATCGGTCATTACGATGCCATCGCTCATACTCTCCACCATGGCGTTTAATTTCCCTTCCTCTGTTTTAACAACTTCTTCAAGTTTGGTAACAGCACGTGACGCTTGGCCAACAATCTTATAAAGAATTGTCATTTCCTCTTCTTGGTACAATCCAGGCTTTGTGTGAGCAACGGTGAGAACCCCTACGACATTGCCACCAATGACCAGTGGTATGTTGAAAAATGACCGTACGGGTTCGCTTGTTTCTCCCGTAATTGCACCTGTCATAGATTCATCAATGGGTATGGTGTCAAGCTTTTTATCGATGAGCGCAGAAAGAGAATCTCGCATCCGCATTTTAATGTCATCAATAAATGCGCGGGAAACAGGAGCTTGGAGATCAGCCTTAAACACAATCTTGCCAGGCTCAAGAAGCATGTAGGAAACGATACTATAATCAATGAGTTGATTGAGTGAGCCAGTAATTACATCAACAATCTTTTGAACGTTGAGTGAATAGCCTATGCGATCGCCAACCTCCTTGAGAACAGAGATCTCATACATGCGACGCTTAAGTTCGATCTCACTTGCAATGATTTCCCGAGTAAGTTTCTTGCTTTTCCAATAAGAATAAGCCCCCACTAGGATTACAAACCCTCCGACAATTATGACTAGAGCGTTTTGCATTGAGTCGTTCGTACAAAAAGTTTCTTATGTAATCCTTTCCACTTGAGGATATCTCGAAAAAATTGACCCGAGAGCGTTTTTAACAATTTGACCTGAAAGTTTTACGTACTCATCAACCAAATCCTGCAGAGCTTTTCGTGAATCTTCCTTAATGTCAGTCACACGACCGTCATCACTAACCACAATCGAGAGTACGTTGCGTGCTTTAAGAATAGAGATTTGGGGACCTAAAATAACCGATTGCTTTTGTATAATCTCGGTCATGAGTGATTTATAGAGTTCTTTTTCGTTCATAGTGTTGTTTCTAGGTGAAATAAATACCCTATCTCAATTATTTTTGCTGAGCAACTCGCGATAATTTGTCGGCAGCGAGAGCCATGGTAATATACCCAAGAATAAACAAGATATTATTCGCAGTTCTTACAAATTCTCCAGTTCCAAAAACATCAAGCGATATAACCACGGAACTTCCTAAAATAAAAATCATCCCGACAGCGAAGTAACCGAGTACGGTTCCAAAAACTCCCCCTTTCATAGATCGTGCATTCACAAACACCATAACACTCGCCGTAATAGCAATAA
Protein-coding regions in this window:
- a CDS encoding ATP-binding protein — protein: MQNALVIIVGGFVILVGAYSYWKSKKLTREIIASEIELKRRMYEISVLKEVGDRIGYSLNVQKIVDVITGSLNQLIDYSIVSYMLLEPGKIVFKADLQAPVSRAFIDDIKMRMRDSLSALIDKKLDTIPIDESMTGAITGETSEPVRSFFNIPLVIGGNVVGVLTVAHTKPGLYQEEEMTILYKIVGQASRAVTKLEEVVKTEEGKLNAMVESMSDGIVMTDKDYRVAVVNPAAKTMIGLPDKNDITIFDFIDHLEGKFDIRGKLEESIALGKIYSADEVEIGGGFYQVIVAPVKTNQGGIQGETVAGVVIFHNVTKERQVEKMRDQFTSMIVHELRSPLGNMKKIGEIMKGESVRQDKILYDEYVQMFYQSSADMLNIVNDLLDIAKLEAGKFEISKKKASIKTITEDSMKLFDSTSQSAKIELGGVFGKDIPGEVLLDPLRISQVLGNFISNAIKFSRPGGKVFVQLFVHRKGQQVEHEAKESGIVWFKSEETKLPDDYEDALVVAITDTGEGISKQNLNKLFNKFEQFGTGNRADKPKGTGLGLVIVKGIIEAHGGIVGVASEEEIGSTFYFTIKL
- a CDS encoding response regulator codes for the protein MAKKILIIDDDKIFSKILKDGLTKGGVKHEVTVAHDGEEGLEKVKQERPDLIILDMMMPKVGGIEFLKKMKLFNITPQIPVIVGSQLMDVEKISESVELGVKGYIVKSDFSLDNIIKQVENILNKEG
- the secE gene encoding preprotein translocase subunit SecE, which encodes MALIEYLKETKAELKHVSWPTRKQAISFTVVVIAISVFTALFLGLFDTIFSTLFKWLRLFIAK
- a CDS encoding SIMPL domain-containing protein (The SIMPL domain is named for its presence in mouse protein SIMPL (signalling molecule that associates with mouse pelle-like kinase). Bacterial member BP26, from Brucella, was shown to assemble into a channel-like structure, while YggE from E. coli has been associated with resistance to oxidative stress.) gives rise to the protein MNGELLDQKKKLVMTLVAVGVVLALFLAMKTLGEIKGYGLIGKDISPQTTISVSGKGEIMVIPDIATVSFSVITEGTVVSDVQENATKKMNAAIAAVRGFGVEEKDIKTTGYNISPRYEYSKIGVPCTEWGCPPGKQILTGYQVSQNVSIKIRKIADAGKILSKLGETGVSDISGLTFSIDKEDVAKNDARGKAIDDAQAQAKVLAKQLGVSLVRIVSFSESGNYPIYYGKAMGLDMAGAQASAPVPEIPAGENTITSNVTITYEIR